The following proteins are co-located in the Hypanus sabinus isolate sHypSab1 chromosome 28, sHypSab1.hap1, whole genome shotgun sequence genome:
- the bcl2l10 gene encoding bcl-2-like protein 10 — MPDSDTAERMHGCLREQTLVLAEDYLQHCLSPSREQRPPNKAARTLRKVADQMVEQHQTAFSNMKSRLDNGLQVYARSRSGAAGPVGEAAVVVAAEDTAVAAASFLRRVVEEMSADEKMNWGRVVSIFAFAGVLCRHLRDSGLVMCPEAGPGPLDTLAESVANYLGKERREWIEQNGGWDGFLRFFSREEHWQESTVRNMLITVAGFGIAGLACLLAVR, encoded by the exons ATGCCTGACTCGGACACGGCGGAGAGGATGCACGGCTGCTTGAGGGAGCAGACGCTGGTGTTGGCCGAGGATTACCTGCAGCACTGCCTGAGCCCGAGCCGGGAGCAGAGGCCGCCCAACAAGGCGGCTCGCACCCTGCGCAAAGTCGCCGACCAGATGGTGGAGCAGCACCAGACCGCCTTCAGCAACATGAAGAGCCGCTTGGATAACGGCCTGCAGGTCTACGCCAGGTCGCGGAGCGGGGCGGCCGGGCCCGTGGGAGAGGCGGCGGTGGTGGTGGCGGCCGAGGACACTGCGGTTGCGGCGGCCAGCTTCCTGCGCCGGGTAGTGGAGGAGATGTCGGCCGACGAGAAGATGAACTGGGGCCGGGTGGTGAGCATCTTCGCCTTCGCCGGCGTGCTGTGCCGTCACCTCAGGGACTCGGGCCTCGTCATGTGCCCCGAGGCTGGGCCGGGCCCACTGGACACGCTGGCGGAGAGTGTGGCCAACTACCTGGGCaaggagaggcgagagtggatcgAGCAGAACGGAGGCTGG GATGGATTTCTCAGATTCTTCAGCAGGGAAGAGCACTGGCAAGAATCAACAGTGCGAAATATGTTGATAACGGTTGCTGGCTTTGGTATAGCTGGGTTAGCTTGCCTTCTTGCTGTCCGATAG